Within Nitrosopumilus sp., the genomic segment CTTGATTGCAGTTCGTAATGGAATGATGTTTCCCATACTCTTTGACATTTTAGCACCATCCATCATTACACTTCCATTAACTACAATCTCTTGCGGCCATAGTTTTCTCTCAAAGATTGCAACATGGTTTAACACAAAAAACGACAAGTGGTTCTGCACCAAATCTCTTCCAGAATGCCTTGAATCAACTGGATAGAAATATTGGAATTCTTTTTTCATTGTCTCTATTGTATCTTCAGATAACTTTGATGTGCTAGCAGCTAGTTTTACATCTCCTTTGTCTAGTAATATGTAATCGAAAAACTCTCTAGTCAAATTCTCAGGTGCTACAGTTCCGTCATTTACAAATCGTGAGATTGTATAGTATGCCATGTAGATTACACTGTCAGACAATGACTCTACAATCCAGTCTTTGTCCCATGGAAGCTTGGTTCCCAATCCTTGCTGTCTTGCACATGCTCTCTCATGCAACCACTCTATGACTTCTTTGAACTCTGTTCTGATGTTGCTTGGCAGAATGTTCATCTCATCAAAGCAATTGCGAGCTAGTTCCTTCCATTCCTCATCTCCGTAATTCAAAAACCACTGATTGTTCAATACTTTGACTACACATTCTGCTCCACACCTGCAACGTACTGGCGCATTCTCTAGTACTGGGAATTTCTCTAGATGATTATTTTCTTGCAGCCATGCTCTGATTTTGTCTCGTCCAAACTGAACCTTTTCGTTGTCAAACTGACCGCATCTTTCGTTTAGCTTGCCGTCTGTGAATTCTTTGAGATACAACTCCTTTGTTGCCTCTTCTAGCTTTTCATCTGATTGGTCTGATACTCCCAATTTCTCACAAATCTCTTTTGCAGGAAATTCCCCGTATCCTTCAGTAGATATGATTGGGATAGGCTCGATTTTTGAGGCTAATTCGTGGTTTTTGGCCTTGAGATCCATCAATGCCTGATAGTCTTTTGGTGCATGTGCAGGCACTGACATTACAAGACCTGTTCCCATGCCAGGTTCCACAAACTCTGCAGGCAATACTGGGATTTCCCGTCCGTCATGATTGATTGCATACTGTCCTATGATTTCACTCCCTGCAATCTCTCCATCAACTGTAACTTGCTTTTCAAAGAATTCTATCTTGTGTGCACATTCTTCTGAGACTATCCACTTTTCATCATCCACTGATACTTTTTTGTAAACTGTATTTGGATTGACCCACAGATTTGTAACACCAAAGATTGTTTCAGGTCGTAGTGTTGTAACTGGAAAAACAAATTCACCAAGCTTGAACTTTACCAAAAAGTTTTTCTCATCTATCTTTGGTTCCACATCTCCCATTGTGTCATGCTGTGATACGGGATTTTGATCCTTGGGACACCATCCAACTGGATGAGAACCTTGAATGATTCTGCCGTTCTCTTTTAGTGTGGTAATCTGCCACTCGATAAATTTTTGATAGCCTGGAACTATGGTTGTAAACTCTCGTC encodes:
- the leuS gene encoding leucine--tRNA ligase gives rise to the protein MINWNKIETKWRNKWTESKDFETNPNEKPKKFITVAYPYPNSPQHIGHGRTYTLADVHARFYRMNGYNVLFPMGFHYTGTPVLGMAKRIEKGEKEILDGLRNIYHVPEEAIKTFVEPIKIADYFHEEIKAGMIEMGYSIDWRREFTTIVPGYQKFIEWQITTLKENGRIIQGSHPVGWCPKDQNPVSQHDTMGDVEPKIDEKNFLVKFKLGEFVFPVTTLRPETIFGVTNLWVNPNTVYKKVSVDDEKWIVSEECAHKIEFFEKQVTVDGEIAGSEIIGQYAINHDGREIPVLPAEFVEPGMGTGLVMSVPAHAPKDYQALMDLKAKNHELASKIEPIPIISTEGYGEFPAKEICEKLGVSDQSDEKLEEATKELYLKEFTDGKLNERCGQFDNEKVQFGRDKIRAWLQENNHLEKFPVLENAPVRCRCGAECVVKVLNNQWFLNYGDEEWKELARNCFDEMNILPSNIRTEFKEVIEWLHERACARQQGLGTKLPWDKDWIVESLSDSVIYMAYYTISRFVNDGTVAPENLTREFFDYILLDKGDVKLAASTSKLSEDTIETMKKEFQYFYPVDSRHSGRDLVQNHLSFFVLNHVAIFERKLWPQEIVVNGSVMMDGAKMSKSMGNIIPLRTAIKDHGADPIRLAIISSAELLQDADFNMESVSGIQGKLASLLEECSRLKNEPVSELQAEDRWILSKLQSMVGTVTESLEKMRLREGLHEILFGFESDLSWYNKRVEAKERKDVSGILYKINSARVAMLSPFAPHIAEEMWEKLGNTELVSKSQWPKYSKSDVDATSIQSEELLKGTIDDIANILKVTKITPKKIVIYVNSDEFKSKVYRKILGIMVGGQNNMGVVMKELIADPETSNAKKMPDYIQKVIKDLHSESEEIKNMKLESDSFDEKEFLKSELSSIGAKEFGVEISVYSESDSDIYDPKGKARHARPFKPAILIE